The following are encoded together in the Poseidonibacter lekithochrous genome:
- a CDS encoding ATP-binding protein has protein sequence MKTISLSIKTQLILTFIAISSIVIIVVSYFNFTSNIKQEKNSFIQNSLIQANLLADFSVSALVFRDMDGAKENLEKLKSDNNIQRVIIFDNQGDIFSEYNPLDIREIAQIDIKEVHLVSKKEEFLNYGILKISVPLKHNNIEYGTLYLEKSTAIITKLLKKLFSEVILFACVLLLLIYAISIFLSNYLLKPILSLASTAEEIASTQNYGTRVSYNSKNEIGSLYKAFNSLVKDTENLTNNLELQVNIRTKELNTKTVQLEESLIDLQQTQQKLIESEKLSALGNLVSGIAHEVNTPLGNAITGSSVITKETQALVEEFNDGTLKKSTMQRRLDVINETSSLLSRTLHYASGLIKSFKQISVDQVTNDIREIQIKDYIEEVFLTNHNKLKLVPAKVTIEANDDLVIKTSPGVISQIINNLIQNSIKHGFDNYKGEAQISVCIEEKDENLIIEYKDNGIGINEDIKEKVFEPFVTTKRNSGGTGLGLNIVYNLIIQKLKGSLEMTSTENIGTKFIITIPMKNSLMEKK, from the coding sequence ATGAAAACTATTAGCTTATCAATCAAAACTCAATTAATTCTAACTTTTATTGCAATTAGTTCTATTGTAATAATTGTTGTTTCATACTTCAATTTTACTTCAAATATAAAACAAGAAAAAAATAGTTTTATTCAAAACTCATTAATTCAAGCAAATTTATTAGCTGACTTCTCTGTATCTGCTTTAGTATTTAGAGATATGGATGGAGCAAAAGAAAACTTAGAGAAATTAAAAAGTGATAACAATATTCAAAGGGTAATTATATTTGATAATCAAGGAGATATTTTCTCTGAATATAATCCTTTAGATATTAGAGAAATTGCTCAAATAGATATAAAGGAAGTACATCTAGTAAGTAAAAAAGAAGAGTTTTTAAACTATGGAATACTAAAAATAAGTGTTCCTTTAAAACATAACAATATTGAGTACGGAACTCTATACTTAGAAAAATCAACTGCAATTATTACAAAACTTCTAAAAAAACTATTTTCAGAGGTTATATTATTTGCTTGTGTCTTATTACTTTTAATTTATGCAATATCAATATTTTTAAGTAACTACTTATTAAAACCAATACTTTCACTTGCAAGTACAGCAGAAGAAATAGCATCAACTCAAAACTATGGAACAAGAGTAAGTTATAACTCAAAAAATGAAATTGGCTCACTGTATAAAGCTTTTAATTCTTTGGTAAAAGATACTGAGAACCTTACTAATAATCTTGAATTACAAGTAAATATTAGAACAAAAGAACTTAATACTAAAACTGTGCAATTAGAAGAGAGTTTAATTGATTTACAACAAACTCAACAAAAACTAATTGAGTCTGAAAAACTATCTGCACTTGGAAACCTAGTTAGTGGAATAGCACATGAAGTAAATACGCCTTTAGGAAATGCCATTACAGGAAGTTCTGTTATTACTAAAGAAACACAAGCTTTAGTAGAAGAGTTTAATGATGGGACATTAAAAAAATCAACTATGCAAAGAAGGCTTGATGTAATAAATGAAACATCTTCTTTATTATCAAGAACATTACATTATGCATCAGGACTAATCAAAAGTTTCAAACAAATTTCAGTAGATCAAGTAACAAATGATATAAGAGAGATTCAAATAAAAGATTATATTGAAGAAGTGTTTCTGACAAATCATAATAAATTGAAATTAGTTCCAGCAAAAGTAACAATAGAAGCTAATGATGACTTAGTTATTAAAACTTCACCAGGTGTAATTTCACAGATAATTAATAATCTAATTCAAAACTCAATAAAACATGGTTTTGATAACTATAAAGGCGAGGCACAAATTAGTGTATGCATAGAAGAAAAAGATGAAAACTTAATAATAGAATATAAAGATAATGGAATAGGTATCAATGAAGATATCAAAGAAAAAGTCTTTGAACCTTTTGTTACAACAAAAAGAAATTCAGGTGGTACAGGTCTAGGGTTAAACATAGTTTATAACCTAATCATTCAAAAACTAAAAGGGTCATTAGAAATGACAAGTACAGAAAACATCGGTACAAAATTTATAATTACTATCCCTATGAAGAATTCATTAATGGAGAAAAAATGA
- a CDS encoding response regulator transcription factor has protein sequence MNENLLEELKNIPILCVEDEDGIREVIVETLKYYFDEVYEARDGNEAYEIYQDYKPKIILSDIQMKNCDGIEFVKKVRKNDSHTTIIMLTAYSNEEYLMDLINLNINHFILKPLNLKKLNEALLKYIQKTLEPIELSENLILDLQKREIIYKNDERVLLRKREKEFLHLLYERKGGILSYSEIEEELWVDKEMTTHALKSFIKDLRSKLPENVIKNVPQEGYTLFIKD, from the coding sequence ATGAATGAAAACTTATTAGAAGAATTAAAAAATATTCCAATATTATGTGTTGAAGATGAAGATGGAATTAGAGAAGTTATTGTTGAGACTTTAAAGTATTATTTTGATGAAGTTTATGAGGCTAGAGATGGAAATGAAGCTTATGAAATCTATCAAGATTATAAACCTAAAATAATCCTATCAGATATTCAAATGAAAAACTGTGATGGTATAGAGTTTGTAAAAAAAGTTAGAAAAAATGATTCTCATACTACAATTATTATGCTTACTGCTTATTCTAATGAAGAGTATTTAATGGACTTAATTAATTTAAATATTAATCATTTTATTTTAAAGCCATTAAACTTGAAGAAATTAAATGAAGCATTATTAAAATATATTCAAAAGACTTTAGAGCCAATTGAACTAAGTGAAAATCTAATTTTAGACCTGCAAAAAAGAGAAATCATCTATAAAAATGATGAAAGAGTACTTTTAAGAAAAAGAGAAAAAGAGTTTTTACATCTTTTATATGAAAGAAAGGGTGGAATTCTTAGTTATTCAGAAATTGAAGAAGAGTTATGGGTAGATAAGGAAATGACAACTCATGCCCTAAAATCTTTCATAAAAGACCTAAGATCTAAGCTTCCTGAGAATGTTATAAAGAATGTTCCACAAGAAGGTTACACTTTATTTATAAAAGATTAA
- the aspA gene encoding aspartate ammonia-lyase — MEENFRIEKDFLGEKKIDANAYYGIQTLRAKENFDITRTDISLFPNFIKSLAKVKKACALTNFELGDLSDRQRDAIIQACNEIIDGKFHDQFIVDPIQGGAGTSTNMNANEVIANRALEILGEKRSTYDVIHPNNHINMSQSTNDVYPTAIKLTLHELIYKLKDSLRFLRDAFDDKAIEFKDVLKMGRTQLQDAVPMTLGQEFKSYAVMIDEDIFRLRDCQALLKEVNLGATAIGTGINTKAKYQRKVISNLREVTGVDYVTAGDLIEATQDTGAFVHISGILKRVAIKISKICNDLRLLSSGPRAGFNEINLPKMQPGSSIMPGKVNPVIPEVVNQVAFDVIGADTAISIACESGQLQLNVFEPLVAYKLFTSINMMRRSFYTLADKCIKGITANEDVCMENILNSVTLVTCLNPILGYEKSSAIAKEALATNKRVYDIVLEQELFTKEELEELLHPKNMVNNYEGKK, encoded by the coding sequence ATGGAAGAGAACTTTAGAATTGAAAAAGATTTTTTAGGTGAAAAAAAGATTGATGCAAATGCTTATTATGGAATACAAACTTTAAGAGCAAAAGAGAATTTTGATATTACAAGAACGGATATTTCTTTATTCCCTAACTTTATCAAATCCCTAGCAAAAGTAAAAAAAGCTTGTGCTTTAACAAACTTTGAGTTAGGAGATTTATCAGATAGACAAAGAGATGCAATTATTCAAGCTTGTAATGAAATAATTGATGGTAAATTTCATGATCAATTTATTGTAGACCCAATCCAAGGTGGAGCTGGAACTTCTACTAACATGAATGCAAATGAAGTTATTGCAAATAGAGCACTAGAAATTCTTGGTGAGAAAAGAAGTACTTACGATGTGATTCATCCTAATAATCATATTAATATGAGTCAATCAACTAATGATGTTTATCCTACAGCTATTAAACTTACATTACACGAACTAATTTATAAATTAAAAGATTCACTTAGATTTTTAAGAGATGCTTTTGATGATAAAGCTATTGAATTTAAAGATGTATTAAAAATGGGAAGAACTCAGCTTCAAGATGCTGTTCCTATGACCTTAGGTCAAGAGTTTAAATCTTATGCGGTTATGATTGATGAAGATATTTTCAGATTAAGAGATTGTCAGGCTTTATTAAAAGAGGTTAATCTTGGAGCTACTGCTATTGGTACGGGAATTAATACAAAAGCAAAATATCAAAGAAAAGTAATTTCAAATTTAAGAGAAGTAACTGGTGTTGATTATGTAACTGCTGGAGATTTAATTGAAGCTACACAAGATACAGGTGCCTTTGTACATATTTCTGGAATCTTAAAAAGAGTTGCTATTAAAATCTCTAAAATTTGTAATGATTTAAGACTTTTAAGTTCAGGACCTCGTGCTGGATTCAATGAAATCAACCTTCCAAAAATGCAACCTGGTTCTTCGATTATGCCAGGTAAAGTAAACCCTGTAATTCCAGAAGTTGTAAATCAAGTTGCCTTTGATGTTATTGGTGCTGATACTGCTATTTCTATTGCTTGTGAAAGTGGTCAGTTACAACTTAATGTATTTGAACCTTTAGTTGCTTATAAACTATTTACATCAATAAATATGATGAGAAGATCATTTTATACACTTGCTGACAAATGTATCAAAGGTATTACTGCAAATGAAGATGTTTGTATGGAAAATATTTTAAACTCTGTAACTTTAGTAACTTGTTTAAATCCAATCTTAGGATATGAAAAAAGTTCAGCAATTGCAAAAGAGGCCTTAGCTACAAATAAAAGAGTATATGATATTGTACTTGAGCAAGAATTATTTACAAAAGAAGAACTTGAAGAACTTCTTCATCCAAAAAATATGGTAAACAACTACGAAGGAAAAAAATAG
- a CDS encoding cache domain-containing protein produces MNLKNEKQLLLVIRYTLPIFILFLSICITTFLYYENKSSFEKMKKNTEEKFISDKKEIVKNQVENIYKYIISEQVDTENALRQSLIKRIHESHKNIQNIYNQYKNTMNKEELRVLIKTTIKDIRFNSGRGYFFVYDKNAITQIHSLLPALEGKNLIDYQDSKGTFVLRESLELLKNKDESYQEWYWRKSPEDMTDYRKIGFVKNIYELDWFIGSGEYLDDFEKDIQKKVLSQISKFKFGENGYLVVIDKNNTYLNHAKKELIGKNVINKLNKWNKTDIMNKTRELSKNGGGFITLNYSKPNTNIPVTKISFTKYVENWDWIITTGFYKEDVDVLIKEQEVILEEQYSQNLQKVFIFALFITSVLLLITYFISIIIEKKFKSYKDDIKHHIKENQKQYELLAQKSKLAAMGEMMENIAHQWRQPLSLITTAASGIKFQKELDILSDEMLNDSIDSIGHSANHLSETIEDFRDFFKPNKEKSFFKLGDCIYKTFKLLSSQIQNKEIEIIEEIDNIEIDSFERELLQVLLNIINNAKDALSKIEEEKYIFIKIYKTEEDAVIEIKDNAGGIKENIIERIFEPYFTTKHKSQGTGLGLYMSEEIVSRHMEGSLEVENSEYEYKGNSFRGALFTIKLPLK; encoded by the coding sequence ATGAATCTAAAAAATGAAAAACAGTTACTTTTAGTAATTCGTTATACTTTACCTATATTTATATTATTTTTATCAATATGTATTACTACATTTTTATATTACGAGAATAAATCAAGTTTTGAAAAAATGAAAAAAAATACTGAAGAGAAGTTTATTTCTGATAAAAAAGAAATAGTCAAAAATCAAGTGGAAAATATTTATAAATACATAATTTCAGAGCAAGTTGATACAGAGAATGCTTTGAGACAATCCTTAATTAAACGTATTCATGAATCTCATAAAAATATCCAAAATATTTATAATCAATACAAAAACACTATGAACAAAGAAGAACTTAGGGTTCTGATTAAAACAACAATTAAAGATATTAGATTTAATAGTGGAAGAGGTTACTTTTTTGTTTATGATAAAAATGCTATAACTCAAATACACTCCCTTTTACCAGCACTTGAGGGTAAAAATTTAATTGATTATCAAGATAGTAAAGGAACTTTTGTATTAAGAGAGAGTTTAGAACTTCTAAAAAATAAAGATGAATCATATCAAGAGTGGTATTGGCGTAAGTCACCAGAGGATATGACAGACTATAGAAAAATTGGATTTGTTAAAAATATATATGAATTAGATTGGTTTATAGGTTCAGGCGAGTATTTAGATGATTTTGAAAAAGATATCCAAAAAAAAGTTTTATCACAAATTAGTAAATTTAAATTTGGTGAAAATGGTTATTTAGTTGTAATAGATAAAAATAATACTTATTTAAATCATGCAAAAAAAGAACTTATTGGTAAAAATGTCATAAATAAATTAAATAAGTGGAATAAAACTGACATTATGAATAAAACAAGAGAACTTAGTAAGAATGGTGGAGGGTTTATTACTTTAAACTATTCTAAACCAAATACTAATATTCCTGTAACAAAAATTAGTTTTACTAAATATGTTGAAAACTGGGATTGGATTATTACTACTGGTTTTTATAAAGAAGATGTTGATGTTTTAATTAAAGAGCAAGAAGTTATTTTGGAAGAACAATATTCACAAAATTTACAAAAAGTATTTATTTTTGCACTTTTTATTACTTCGGTATTGTTACTTATTACATATTTTATTTCTATTATTATTGAGAAAAAATTCAAAAGTTACAAAGATGATATAAAACATCATATAAAAGAGAATCAAAAACAATATGAACTACTAGCTCAAAAATCAAAACTTGCAGCTATGGGTGAGATGATGGAAAATATTGCTCATCAATGGAGACAGCCATTATCTTTGATTACAACAGCAGCAAGTGGTATAAAGTTTCAAAAAGAGTTAGATATTTTAAGTGATGAAATGTTGAATGATTCAATTGATAGTATTGGTCACTCTGCTAATCATTTATCTGAAACAATCGAAGACTTTAGAGATTTCTTTAAACCAAATAAAGAAAAATCATTTTTTAAATTAGGTGATTGTATATATAAAACATTTAAGCTTTTATCTTCTCAAATTCAAAATAAAGAAATTGAAATAATAGAAGAAATTGATAATATTGAAATAGATAGTTTTGAGCGAGAGTTATTACAAGTTTTATTAAATATTATCAATAATGCCAAAGATGCGTTATCTAAAATAGAAGAAGAAAAGTATATTTTTATCAAAATATATAAAACAGAAGAAGATGCAGTTATTGAAATAAAAGATAATGCAGGTGGTATAAAAGAAAATATAATTGAGAGAATTTTTGAACCATATTTTACTACAAAACATAAAAGCCAAGGAACAGGTTTAGGGCTTTATATGTCTGAAGAGATTGTATCTAGACATATGGAAGGTTCATTAGAAGTTGAGAATAGTGAATACGAATATAAAGGTAATAGTTTTAGAGGTGCCTTATTTACTATTAAATTACCACTTAAATAA
- a CDS encoding asparaginase domain-containing protein has product MKITIINTGGTFNKRYNPIKGQLEVPSDNIALDKIMASCHNVDFEIKNIVSKDSLDMDDNDRQIITDAVKSSENEKIIIIHGTDTVHLTSAFLKEQIDNKQIVFTGAMVPMSFDEVEATMNFSQAMGFLSSDVENGIYIAMHGVVVDHTKLVKDRTLGQFLIRK; this is encoded by the coding sequence ATGAAAATAACTATTATAAATACTGGTGGAACATTTAATAAAAGATATAATCCAATTAAAGGGCAATTAGAAGTTCCTAGTGATAATATCGCTTTAGATAAAATTATGGCATCTTGTCATAATGTTGATTTTGAAATTAAAAATATTGTTTCAAAAGATAGTTTAGATATGGATGATAATGATAGACAAATTATTACAGATGCTGTAAAATCAAGTGAAAATGAGAAAATAATCATTATTCATGGAACGGATACGGTACATTTAACATCTGCATTTTTAAAAGAACAAATAGATAATAAACAAATCGTATTCACTGGTGCAATGGTTCCAATGAGTTTTGATGAAGTTGAAGCTACCATGAACTTCTCACAAGCTATGGGCTTTCTAAGCTCTGATGTTGAAAATGGTATTTATATTGCAATGCATGGTGTTGTAGTTGACCATACAAAACTAGTTAAAGATAGAACTTTAGGTCAGTTTTTAATCCGAAAATAA
- a CDS encoding ferritin has protein sequence MISKELQDSLIQQLNKEYQSAYIYLGMSAYCSKEGFNGAANWFLIQYQEEVTHGMKLFKYLEDQNVDIKLPLIQEVEVRFNSLLDVFQKSLEHEQTMTKNLNDLSDLAMKDKDHATYNLLQWYVTEQVEEEATVSGIIDHIKLVDGNGYGLYTIDKELSSRVFVDSTAN, from the coding sequence ATGATTAGTAAAGAGCTTCAAGATTCGTTAATCCAGCAACTTAATAAAGAGTATCAATCTGCATATATATACTTAGGAATGAGCGCTTATTGTTCTAAAGAAGGATTCAATGGAGCAGCAAATTGGTTTTTAATTCAATACCAAGAAGAAGTGACACATGGAATGAAACTTTTCAAATATTTAGAAGATCAAAATGTTGATATAAAACTACCATTAATTCAAGAAGTTGAAGTAAGATTTAACTCACTATTAGATGTATTTCAAAAATCACTTGAGCACGAACAAACAATGACAAAAAACTTAAATGACTTATCAGATTTAGCAATGAAAGATAAAGACCATGCAACATATAATTTATTACAATGGTATGTAACAGAACAAGTGGAAGAAGAAGCAACAGTATCAGGAATAATTGATCATATAAAACTAGTAGATGGTAATGGTTATGGGTTGTATACTATTGACAAAGAATTAAGTTCTAGAGTTTTTGTAGACTCAACAGCTAACTAA
- a CDS encoding TonB-dependent receptor plug domain-containing protein, producing the protein MRSILIFSIIFINTLFAQNIPKEELDTLSLEELMDIKIYSATKSYQRIEDIPANIIVLTRKDIEKYNYTTLDELLKHVPGLFIIDDTEHFQIGSRGSLGSSFKLMINNNPISPLRIPRAGTSNRNFFATPVESIDRIEIIKGPQAVTYGSNSMYGSINIITNDFNAKNIITLGKGNNGQEKVFARINHKQENGGFTLNTSFFNTEGIKGDLKDSFTQTEYNKNPSANKKLDGLLENEYKTVDFSHRYKNLTTDITYSKTNYGIYIEPTYREGNNVDQVEKTLAFTYEDEINENLSYKANLITSQKNYDINEVNILSSTSSLVNNHAEDKRNQIDLHLNYKLNEQLRFLLGATYERTSYDFEGTFNTIANTRKYIFKTEDIYSKIQYIYSDKFEFNAGIRHASRDDFTINFTQDNDLSNPVLDQIISQKINEKNEYLPELSAVYHIDSNNHLKFLYGKANQLAYSSIEKYEVIKSNEINYLFLSRKYQINSSLFYNKAENISLFTQNGKNLPTSSIGDKVTKGFEFAVKYKPNYNIETSSSITIQKTKNYAKSTENYGPDFSPKILSKFDITYIHNKTRYSLLVDYISKMEASIKSGTNQRYGKKSNHNININTNINHKINKDLSLNLHVYNLLDRDNRVPAGSTLTSFYNGAFTKGREVLFSIKYKF; encoded by the coding sequence ATGAGATCAATTTTAATATTTTCAATAATATTTATCAATACATTATTCGCACAAAATATTCCAAAAGAAGAACTTGATACTTTATCACTAGAAGAGCTAATGGATATCAAAATATATTCAGCAACAAAGAGCTATCAAAGAATAGAAGATATCCCAGCTAATATTATTGTATTAACTAGAAAAGATATTGAAAAGTATAATTACACAACATTAGATGAATTACTTAAACATGTTCCGGGACTGTTTATTATTGATGATACTGAGCACTTCCAAATAGGTTCAAGGGGAAGCTTAGGTTCATCATTTAAACTAATGATAAATAATAACCCTATTTCACCACTTAGAATTCCTCGAGCAGGAACTTCTAATAGAAACTTTTTTGCTACACCTGTTGAATCAATTGATAGAATTGAAATTATCAAAGGACCTCAAGCTGTAACTTATGGAAGTAATTCTATGTATGGTTCTATTAATATTATTACTAATGATTTTAATGCAAAAAATATTATTACATTAGGAAAAGGTAATAATGGACAAGAAAAAGTATTTGCAAGAATAAATCACAAACAAGAAAATGGTGGATTTACGTTAAATACAAGTTTTTTTAATACAGAAGGAATAAAAGGCGATTTAAAAGACTCATTTACTCAAACAGAATACAATAAGAATCCAAGTGCAAATAAAAAACTAGATGGACTACTAGAAAATGAATATAAAACAGTAGATTTTTCACATAGATATAAAAATTTAACAACAGATATCACATATTCAAAAACAAACTATGGAATATATATTGAACCAACGTATAGAGAAGGTAATAATGTTGATCAAGTAGAAAAAACTTTAGCCTTTACATATGAAGATGAAATCAATGAAAACCTTAGTTATAAAGCAAATCTAATAACTTCTCAAAAAAATTATGATATTAATGAAGTAAATATATTATCATCAACATCATCACTTGTTAATAATCATGCGGAAGATAAGAGAAATCAAATTGACCTTCATTTAAACTATAAGTTAAATGAACAATTACGCTTTTTATTAGGTGCTACATATGAAAGAACTTCATATGATTTTGAAGGGACATTCAATACAATTGCAAATACAAGAAAATATATTTTTAAAACAGAAGATATATACTCTAAAATACAATATATTTATTCAGATAAATTTGAATTCAATGCAGGGATTAGACATGCTTCAAGAGATGATTTTACTATCAACTTTACTCAAGATAATGATTTAAGTAACCCAGTATTAGATCAAATCATTTCTCAAAAAATAAATGAAAAGAATGAATACTTACCAGAACTTAGTGCGGTTTATCATATAGATTCAAATAATCATTTGAAATTTTTATACGGAAAAGCAAACCAACTAGCATATTCAAGTATAGAAAAATATGAAGTAATTAAAAGCAATGAAATAAATTATCTTTTTTTATCAAGAAAATATCAAATAAACTCTTCTTTATTCTATAATAAAGCAGAAAATATTAGCCTATTTACACAAAATGGTAAAAATTTACCAACTTCATCTATTGGAGATAAAGTTACAAAAGGTTTTGAATTTGCAGTAAAATATAAACCTAATTATAATATTGAAACATCATCTAGTATTACAATTCAAAAAACTAAAAACTATGCAAAAAGTACAGAAAACTACGGACCTGATTTTTCTCCAAAAATATTATCAAAATTTGATATTACTTATATTCATAATAAAACTAGATATTCATTACTAGTTGATTATATAAGTAAAATGGAAGCTTCAATTAAGAGTGGAACTAATCAAAGATATGGTAAAAAAAGTAATCATAATATAAATATTAATACTAATATAAACCACAAAATAAATAAAGATTTATCATTAAATTTACATGTATATAATTTATTAGATAGAGATAACAGAGTGCCAGCAGGTTCAACACTTACTAGCTTTTACAACGGAGCATTTACAAAAGGTAGAGAAGTTTTATTCTCTATTAAATACAAATTCTAA
- a CDS encoding EAL domain-containing protein: protein MNDNELIFASEEPEYEIISDTTWSVLIIDDDHEVHAVTKLALHDFQFDNKKLNLVSAYNSNEAKEILSQNNDFSFVLLDIVMESNDAGIKVIEHIRNELDNKLIRIIIRTGQPGYAPEEEIINLYDINDYKEKTELTTTKLYTTARTALAQYKQLSELQKKTDELYHHLITDPITNLYSREKLYQDLEKLDNVGLLLIDIDSFSTINNAYGYTIGDSILKKVAKILNESNLDTKLMYRIESDNFVLLYQNKSDDFLLKTALKIKNVLVNKEFNIDDLTLLINISIGIANNPHNNLLQKAEIAVFASRQKQDNKIEFYSEELNTIKVINNNLLWSKRLTKAINSDNIITYFQPIVECKTQKIVKYETLVRLVYEDEVYSPFHFLGAARNAGLLTQITKIVFEQACKKFENNDLDFSVNITDHDLMNTDFANMLMSYCEKYNIQTNRISLEILEEESISKNIQALKNLTKLRELGFLLSIDDFGVEYSNFSQLKYLDIDSVKIDGSFIKDIDTNKYSKYVAQSILSYTSKINVKTVAEFVHSKEVFEEIKELGIDYAQGYYFGKPESELK from the coding sequence ATGAATGACAATGAATTAATCTTTGCAAGTGAAGAACCTGAATATGAAATCATTAGTGATACAACTTGGTCAGTTCTAATTATTGATGATGATCATGAAGTCCATGCTGTAACAAAACTAGCTTTACATGATTTCCAATTTGATAATAAAAAGTTAAATCTTGTCTCTGCATATAATTCAAATGAAGCAAAAGAAATTTTATCTCAAAACAATGATTTTTCATTTGTATTACTAGACATTGTAATGGAATCAAATGATGCAGGAATTAAAGTAATCGAGCATATTAGAAATGAATTAGATAATAAATTAATACGTATTATTATAAGAACTGGACAGCCAGGTTATGCTCCAGAAGAAGAGATAATAAATTTATATGATATAAATGACTACAAAGAAAAAACAGAATTAACAACTACAAAACTTTATACAACAGCAAGAACTGCACTTGCACAATATAAACAGTTAAGTGAATTACAAAAAAAGACTGATGAATTATATCACCACCTAATTACTGACCCTATAACAAATCTTTATTCAAGAGAAAAACTATATCAAGACTTAGAAAAATTAGATAATGTAGGTTTACTTCTAATAGATATTGATTCTTTTAGCACAATAAACAATGCTTATGGATATACAATAGGAGATTCAATTCTTAAAAAAGTTGCAAAAATATTAAATGAAAGTAACTTAGATACAAAACTAATGTATAGAATAGAATCTGATAATTTTGTATTGTTATATCAAAATAAATCAGATGATTTTTTATTAAAAACTGCTTTAAAAATCAAAAATGTTTTAGTAAATAAAGAGTTTAATATTGACGATTTAACTCTATTAATCAATATTAGTATAGGAATAGCTAATAATCCTCATAACAACTTACTACAAAAAGCTGAAATTGCTGTTTTTGCATCAAGACAGAAACAAGATAATAAAATTGAATTTTATTCAGAAGAGTTAAATACAATCAAAGTAATTAACAATAATTTACTTTGGTCAAAAAGATTAACAAAAGCTATTAACTCAGATAATATCATCACATATTTTCAACCTATAGTTGAATGTAAAACTCAGAAAATAGTGAAATATGAAACTTTAGTTAGATTAGTTTATGAAGATGAAGTATATTCTCCTTTTCACTTTTTAGGAGCGGCTAGGAACGCAGGGCTTTTAACACAAATTACAAAAATAGTATTTGAACAAGCTTGTAAGAAATTTGAAAACAATGATCTTGATTTTTCAGTAAATATTACAGACCATGATTTAATGAATACAGATTTTGCAAATATGCTAATGTCTTATTGCGAAAAATATAATATACAAACAAATAGAATCTCTTTAGAAATATTAGAAGAAGAGAGTATTAGCAAAAATATCCAAGCACTTAAAAATCTTACAAAACTAAGAGAGTTAGGATTCTTATTAAGTATTGATGATTTTGGTGTTGAATACTCTAACTTCTCTCAATTAAAATATTTAGATATTGATAGTGTTAAAATTGATGGAAGTTTTATTAAAGATATAGATACAAATAAATATTCAAAATATGTAGCTCAATCAATATTATCTTATACAAGTAAGATTAATGTAAAAACTGTTGCAGAGTTTGTTCACTCAAAAGAAGTATTTGAAGAAATAAAAGAACTTGGTATAGATTATGCACAAGGTTATTATTTTGGAAAACCTGAAAGTGAATTAAAATAG
- a CDS encoding YfiR family protein → MFSFLKKSLIIALLLSTTILGSNPIKISLIERITQFIQWPSLNEEFIIGIYKNKQLRNDMIEAYEGKSIHDLPIEVVNIRNYKDIKNQKINLLYFTEDSTKEIDKIINKIKKDPVLIITESANDVYQGMHLGFYYKNKRIKFVINQQALENAQLKASYKILKLAKIVKVEK, encoded by the coding sequence ATGTTTAGTTTTTTAAAAAAATCACTAATCATTGCTTTATTATTAAGCACAACCATATTGGGCTCCAATCCAATTAAAATATCACTAATTGAGAGAATAACTCAGTTTATACAGTGGCCTTCATTAAATGAAGAGTTTATAATTGGTATTTATAAAAACAAACAACTTCGAAATGATATGATTGAAGCTTATGAGGGTAAGTCTATCCATGATTTACCTATTGAAGTTGTTAATATTAGAAATTACAAAGATATAAAAAATCAAAAAATAAATTTACTTTATTTTACAGAAGACTCTACAAAAGAGATTGATAAAATAATTAATAAAATTAAAAAAGATCCAGTTTTAATTATTACAGAATCTGCAAATGATGTTTATCAAGGAATGCATTTAGGTTTTTATTATAAAAATAAACGTATTAAGTTTGTAATCAATCAACAAGCTCTTGAAAATGCTCAACTAAAAGCTAGTTATAAAATCTTGAAACTTGCAAAAATTGTAAAGGTTGAGAAGTAA